The region CAGCTCGCGCGCGCGGCGCTGGCACGCGGCGATCGATTCGGCACGCTCCGCCTGCCCCGCAAGCGCCGTCGACAGCGCATCGAGCGCCGCGTCGAGCGCATCGAGCGCGCCGAACAGCGGATGACCGTCGCCGAGCTGCGCGAGCGACATCCGGACGATGCCGTCGTCGGCGAACGCGAGCCGCACGTCGCGCGCCGCACGCTCGAGCGCGCCGCCGAGCTTCACCCATTCGACCGCGTCGCGCGCGTGCGCGAGGCCTTCGGCCACCGCGTCGCGCGCGAGCTCGAGCAGTTGCGTCGTCGATAGCGTCTCGCCGAAAAAGAGCGTCGCGGTCTCGGGCAACTGGTGCGCCTCGTCGAAGATGATCGTGTTCGCGCTCGGCAGCAATTCGGCCATCCCGGTGTCGCGCAACATGATGTCCGCGAAGAACAGATGGTGATTGACGACGACGATATCCGCCTGCTGCGCCTCGCGGCGCGCCTGCATCACGAAGCAGTCCTTGTAATGCGGACATTCCTGGCCGAGGCAGTTGTCACGCGTGGACGTAACCATCGACCACACGGGCGACGTCTCCGGCACGCTCGCGAGCTCGGCCTTGTCGCCGCTCCGGGTGATCTTCGCGAAGCGGAGGATGTCCTGCAGGTACGCGGTGTCCTGCCGCGACGGCAGGCGGCCGTTGTCGGCGGTCCGCTGCAGATAGTAGTGGCACAGGTAGTTCGCGCGCCCCTTGAGCATCGCGACCGTCACCGGCACCGCGAGCGCGTCGCGCACCGTCGGGATGTCGCGCTGGAACAATTGATCCTGCAGGTGCTTCGTGCCCGTCGACACGATCACCTTGCCGCCCCAGAGCATCGCCGGGACGAGGTATGCGTATGTCTTGCCGGTGCCGGTGCCGGCCTCGACGATCAACGTATTGTCGCCGCTGTCGGCGCTCTCGTCGCCGGGCGGCGCGGCGCACGCATCGTCACGGCCGGCGGCTGCGCCGTCCTGCATGCGCCGCGCGGGGCGCTTGCGCGTCTCGAAGATCTCGGGCTCCGGCATCAGCTTGCCCGACGCCTCCATCGCGGCGGCAACGGCGCGCGCCATGTCGATCTGCGAAGCGCGCGGACGATAGTTGTCGAGCGCGCGCGCAAACAGGCCGCCCTCGCCAAAGATGGCGTCAAGCTCGACGATACGCTTTACGCTCGGCGTGTACGCGCCCGTGGCGGCGCCGGACGTGGGGGAACGTGCGGCGGACGGATCGTCGCGCCGCGCGTCGGGATGGGCATCAAGCGGTGAATTCAAGGCAAGCGGTTCCTAATATCATCCGGCGCCTGCCGCGGCGCCGGCGCTTGCCAGGCCGCGCGTCAGGCGCGCTTATCCGGTTCGAGCTGCGATTGCAGCATGATGATCTTGTCTTTGGCCAGCAGCTTTTCCTTCTTCAGCCGGTGCAGCGTCAGGTCGTCGATGTCGGAACGTCCCTCCTTCTGCTCGATCTCGCGGGCCAGCTGCTGGTGCAGCTCCTGCAAAGAAACCAGTCGGTTGTACAGCTCCTGTTGCGTTTCCGCCGAACGGGTTTGCATACTTCGCCTCCTCACTGAATCGGCATGCCGGCCGAACCGCCCGCATGCCCGAGATTGCCTTGCGAAACCACCACCCAACGCTACCGCGTGTACCCCTGCTGCCAGCCGCTACTGCTGCTGCTTTTGCTTCGCCTTCTCGGCGGCCTGCCGCTGGCGCTCGTCGACATCCGCCTTGTGCTGCGCCGCATCACGCTGCTTCTGTTCGTAGCGTGCGGCGTTCTCCGCTCGCTGCTGCGCATCCTTGGCCGCCTGCGCATGCGCCGCGTCGAGCTTGCGCTGGAATTCGGCCTGCTTCGCGTCGTACGCCTGCTGGTTCGCCGCGCGTTGCGGCGCCTGCGCGTCGCGCTGCGCGCGCTTGAGCGCGTTTTCCTGCTGCTTGCCTTCGTACGCGGCCGCGTTCGCCTGTTCGTCCGCCGCGCGCTGCGGCGCCTGCGCCTGCCGCTCGGCTTCCTTCAGCGCGAGCTGCCGGTCGCGCTCCTGCGCGCGCACCGCCCGCTGCTCGTCGTCTAGCGCGAGCTGCTCCTGGCTGATGTTCGCACGCTCGGCCCGCATCGTTTCGCGCGCCTTGTCCAGGCAGTGATTGACGAAGAACGTGCTGTAACAATTGTGCTGAGCCACCGCATAACGATAGTCGTTTTCCGCGGTGCGTTGATTGAGCACTTTTTGACGCGCGTCGAAATTCGCCGGCGCGGCAAACGCGCCCGCATCGGCTGCGGCGGCGGGCGACGTCGCGGCAGGTGCCGGCGTCTGCGCGACGCCGGCGACGGGCGCGCAGGAGAGCGTCGCCGCTAGCGCAACGGCGAACGCGACAACGGAAAATCGGGAGGTAGGCAACGTCGTAGGAAAGCTGCGGATCATGGGGCAAATTCTAACACCCGCGGCTAGACCCTTTCGCATTTATGGCAAAATGCCCCGCTCCATTCACCCGCCCGGTCCGGCCGACGGCGCAGCCGGCCGGACCGGGCGATTTCTGCAGGCAGTAGACGCACATCACGACATGACGGAAACCGTAGCACTCAAGATCGTACAGCGCATCGCCGACGAACTCTCGGTCCAGCCGCGGCAGGTCGCCGCGGCGGTGCAACTCCTCGACGAAGGCTCCACCGTTCCGTTCATCGCCCGCTACCGGAAGGAAGTCACGGGCAATCTGGACGACACGCAGTTGCGCCAGCTCGAAGAGCGCCTGCTGTATCTGCGCGAGCTCGAGGAACGCCGCGCGACGATCATCGCGAGCATCGACGAGCAGGGCAAGCTGACGGACGAACTGCGCGCGGCGATCGACGCGGCCGACAGCAAGCAGACGCTCGAGGATCTGTACCTGCCGTACAAGCCGAAGCGCCGCACGCGCGCGCAGATCGCCCGCGAAGCCGGGCTCGAGCCGCTCGCGCAGGCGCTCCTCGCGAATCCGCTGCTCGATCCCCAGGCGGAAGCGGCCGCGTACGTGAACACGGATCGCGGCGTCGCCGACGTGAAGGCGGCGCTCGACGGCGCGCGCGACATCCTGTCCGAGCAATTCGGCGAGACGGCCGAACTGCTCGGCAAGCTGCGCGACTATCTGTTCGAGCGCGGCGTCGTGTCGTCGGCCGTCGTCGACGGCAAGCAAGGCGAGGAAGGCGAGAAATTCCGCGACTACTACGACTACTCGGAAACGATCAAGACCGTGCCGTCGCACCGCGCGCTCGCGCTGTTCCGCGGCCGCAACGCCGGCGTGCTGACCGTGAAGCTCGGCCTCGGCGAAGAGCTCGATGCGCAGGTGCCGCACCCGGGCGAGGCGATGATCGCGCGCCATTTCGGGATCGCGAACCAGAACCGGCCGGCCGACAAGTGGCTGTCCGACGTGTGCCGCTGGTGCTGGCGCGTGAAGGTGCAGCCGCACATCGAAACCGAATTGCTCACACAATTGCGCGAGACGGCCGAGCATGAGGCGATCCGCGTGTTCGCGCGCAACCTGAAGGACCTGCTGCTCGCCGCGCCCGCGGGCCCGAAGGCCGTGATCGGTCTCGACCCCGGCCTGCGCACGGGCGTGAAGGTCGCCGTCGTCGACCGCACGGGCAAGCTGCTCGCGACCGACACGATCTATCCGCACGAGCCGCGCCGCGACTGGGACGGCTCGCTCGCGAAGCTCGCGCGCCTCGCCGCGCAGACGCAGGCCGAGCTCGTCAGCATCGGCAACGGCACCGCGTCGCGCGAAACCGACAAGCTCGCGAGCGAGCTGATCGCCAAGCATCCCGAGCTCAAGCTGCAGAAGATCGTCGTGTCGGAGGCGGGCGCGTCCGTCTACTCGGCGTCGGAGCTCGCCGCGAAGGAATTCCCCGAGCTCGACGTGTCGCTGCGCGGCGCGGTATCGATCGCGCGCCGGCTGCAGGATCCGCTCGCGGAGCTCGTGAAGATCGAGCCGAAGGCGATCGGCGTCGGCCAGTATCAGCACGACGTGAACCAGCGCGAGCTCGCGCGCTCGCTCGACGCGGTCGTCGAGGATTGCGTGAACGCGGTCGGCGTCGACGCGAACACCGCGTCTGCCGCCCTCCTCGCGCGCGTGTCGGGCCTGAACTCGACGCTCGCGCGCAACATCGTCGACTATCGCGACGCGAACGGCCCGTTCCCGTCGCGCGAGCACCTGCGCCGCGTGCCGCGCCTCGGCGACAAGACGTTCGAGCAGGCGGCGGGCTTCCTGCGCATCAACGGCGGCGAGAATCCGCTCGACCGCTCGTCGGTGCACCCGGAGGCATACCCCGTCGTCGAGCGGATGCTCGCGAAGATCAGCAAGCGCATCGACGACGTGCTAGGCAACCGCGACGCGCTCGCGGGCCTGTCGCCCGCCGAATTCGTCGATGAACGTTTCGGTTTGCCGACCGTGCGCGACATCCTGTCCGAGCTCGAGAAGCCCGGCCGCGATCCGCGCCCCGAATTCAAGACCGCGACATTCCGCGAAGGTGTCGAGAAAGTGTCGGATCTCGCGCCGGGGATGGTGCTCGAAGGCGTCGTGACGAACGTGGCGGCATTCGGCGCGTTCGTCGACATCGGCGTGCATCAGGACGGGCTCGTCCACGTGTCCGCGATGTCGACGAAATTCATCAAGGATCCTCACGAAATCGTGAAGGCCGGCCAGGTCGTCAAGGTGAAGGTGCTCGACGTCGATGTGAAGCGCCAGCGGATTTCGCTGACGATGCGGCTCGACGACGACGCGGCGCCCAGCGCGCCCGGCAATCGCGGCGGCGCCGAGCGCGGCGCAATGCGCGGCGGCGCCCGGGCGCAGCGCTCGCGCGAGCCGGAACCGGCGGGCGCGATGGCCGCCGCGTTCGCAAAGCTCAAGCAGCGTTGAGCGCGCTGCGCCGGTAGCGAAAAAGCCCGCTTCGCAGCGGGCTTTTTTTCGCCGTGAAACCGGCGTCGGCGTGACGAATCGACATCGGGCACCGGCAACGTCGGCGGCCGTTCATGCCGCTAAATGGAAAACCGCCGCGCGGGTCGCCCGCTTTCAGCCGCGCCCCCCGGCGGACGACATGCGGCATTTCCATGCCCGACACGCCGCCCGACGACGCCGAACGGCGCTCGCCGCTCAGATCTCGATTTTCGTGCCGAGCTCGACGACGCGGTTCGCCGGGATCGCGAAGAAATCCGTCGGCTTCGCGGCGTTCTGGTGCATCCATGCGAACACGCGCTCGCGCCAGATCGACATGCCCGGCAGATGGGTCGGCACGACGGTTTCGCGCGCGAGGAAAAACGACGTGTCCATCAGCTCGAACGTCATGCCGCGCTGGCGCGCGACCTCCTCGAGCACGGCCTTCACGTCCGGCGTCTCGTTAAAGCCGTATTCCGCCTTGACGATGTAGAGCCCCTCGCCCGCATCATGGACCGTCACTCGTTCGTGGTCCTTCACATACGGGATGTCGCGCGTGACGAACGTCATGAAGATCGTGCGCTCGTGCAGCACCTTGTTGTGCTTCAGGTTGTGCAGGAGGCTCACCGGCACGAGCGTATCGTTGCCCGTCAGATAGATCGCGGTGCCCGACACGCGGTGCGGCGGATGCGCGAGCAGCCCCTGCAGGAACGGCGCGAGCGGAATGCCGTCTGCGGCGGTGCGCTCCTTGACGATGTGACGCCCCTTGTACCACGTCATCAGCAGGAAGAACAGCAGCGCGCCGATGCCGAGCGGCAGCCAGCCGCCCTGCTCGACCTTCAGCAGGTTCGCGCCGAAGAAGCCGAGATCGATGACGAGGAACACGCCGATGATCATCGCGACAAGCAGCTTGTTCCAGTTCCAGACCTTCACCATCACGACGGCGGCGAGGATCGTCGTGATCACCATCGTCGCCGTCACCGCGATGCCGTACGCGGCCGCGAGGTTGTCGGAGCTCTTGAAGCCGATCACGATGCAGAGGATCACGAACAACAACAGCCAGTTGACGACGGGCACGTAGATCTGCCCGATCGCGAGCTCCGACGTATGCAGGATCTTCATCCGCGGCACGTAGCCGAGCTGGATCGCCTGGCTCGTCAGCGAATACGCGCCCGAGATCACCGCCTGCGAGGCGATGACGGTCGCGACCGTGGACAGCACCACGAGCGGCAGCGCCGCCCATTGCGGCGCGAGCAGGAAGAACGGATTTTCGATCGCCTTCGGATCGAGCAGCAGCAGCGCGCCCTGGCCGAAGTAGTTGAGCACGAGCGACGGCATCACGAGCACGTATGCGGCGAGCCGGATCGGCTTCGCGCCGAAGTGCCCCATGTCCGCGTAGAGCGCCTCCGCGCCCGTCAGCACGAGCACGACCGAGCCGAGCACGACGTACGCGAGCAGCACGTGCTCGGACATGAACGAAAACGCGTAATACGGATTGATCGCCGAGACGATCATCGGCGCGCGCGCGATGTGATAGATGCCGAGCGCGGCGATCGTCACGAACCAGAGCAGCATGATCGGGCCGAACAGCTTGCCGACCGTCGCCGTGCCGTGCCGCTGGATCCAGAACAGCGCGATCAGGATCACGATCGTGATCGGCAGCACGAGGTGCGACAGTTGCGGTGTCGCGACTTCAAGCCCTTCGACCGCCGACATCACCGAGATCGCCGGCGTGATCACCGCGTCGCCGTAGAACATGCATGCGCCGAAGATGCCGAGCGCCATCATCAGGCCGGTGATGCGCGATTTCGGATTCAGCGGCCGCAGCGACAGCGCCATCAGCGCGAGCACGCCACCCTCGCCGTTATTGTCCGCGCGCATCACGAACAGCACGTACTTGATGCCGACGACGAGGATGATCGCCCAGAACAACAGCGAGATCACGCCGAGAATCGCGCTGGGCGTGAGGGGAATGCCGTGGGCCGGACTGAACGCTTCCTTGAGCGAGTACAGCGGGCTCGTGCCGATGTCGCCGAAAACCACGCCGATCGCGGCGATCGCGAGCGATTGCAGCGAATGCTGGCGCATGGACGAGTGATTCGTGTCGGTCATAAAAGCGGTATAAATCCGTGCTGGGGTCGGAAAAACGAGCGCTATTCTAACTGGGCACGCAAAAATGCCGCCCACTGGTGTTGTCAGCACACCACTTGCTGCGGCGCGCCAAGTGTAGCATGGGGGCGCAACGCCCCCTGCCGCGATGGGGCGTCATGATAGCCGGCCGCGGGCGCCGCGCCTACCCTCGCCGCGCGATTCTTCGGATACCGTAAAGACCGGGTAAAAAAATCGGGCGAAAAAAACGGCGCCGTCGAGGCGCCGTTTCTCCGGGGCGACGTCCGTTGCGCTTATGCGGCGGACGCGTCGTCGCGCTGCGCGTTGCCGCGCTTGATCCATGCCGCGAGATTGTGCGGACGCACGGTATCCCACTCTTCGAACGGCTGATGAATCCACGGATTCGTCGGCAGATACTGAACGTGATAGTCGGGCTTCACCTTCGAGCAGCCCTTGTAGCAGAGCACCGCCGAGCGCACGGCCGTCACGGCCGGATAACGCTCCTTCAGGTGCTGCTGCACGCGCGCGAGCGTCACGCCCGAATCGACGAGATCGTCGACGAGCAGCACGTTGCCCGTCAGTTCGCCGCGCGTCATCGTGATGTACTGCGCGATATCGAGATCGCCCTGCTGCGTGCCCGCCGCTTCGCGGTACGAGCTCGTCGCGAGAATCGCGAGCGGCAGATCGTAGATGCGCGAAAGCTGATCGCCCACGCGCAGCCCGCCGCGCGCGAGACACAGGATCTTGTCGAACTTCCATCCGGAATCGTGCACGGCGAGCGCGAGCATCTCGATCAGCCGGTGGTATTCGTCCCAGCCGACCCAGAGATTCTTGTCGTCGTTGCGCGGATCGGACATCGTGATCGAGGCTGTGAGGTTCTGCGTCATCTGCAATTACACCTTGAACGGATGACGCAGCAGGATCGTCTCGTCGCGATCCGGGCCCGTGGACACCATGTCGATCGGCACGCCGGCCACTTCCTGCACGCGCGTCAGGTACGCACGCGCGTTCGCGGGCAGCGCGTCCCACGAGTCGATGCCGACCGTGCTTTCCTTCCAGCCGCCGAACGTCTCGTAGACGGGTTCGCAGCGCGCGACTTCGGCCGCGCCGCGCGGCAGCAGATCGACGTCTTCACCGTCGATCTTGTAGCCGACGCACAGCTTCACTTCGTCGAGGCCGTCGAGCACGTCGAGCTTCGTCATGCACAGGCCCGACACGCCGTTGATCTGGATCGAGCGGCGCAGCGCGGCCGCGTCGAGCCAGCCGGTGCGGCGCGGGCGGCCCGTGACGGAGCCGAATTCCTTGCCGACGTTCGCGAGCGTGATGCCGATCTGATCCTGGCGGCTCGGATTGTCCGCGTCGTACAGCTCGCTCGGGAACGGGCCCGAGCCGACGCGCGTGCAATACGCCTTCGTGATGCCGAGGATGTAGTCGAGCTTCTGCGGGCCGACGCCCGCGCCCGCCGCCGCCGCGCCCGCGACGCAGTTGCTCGACGTGACGAACGGATAGGTACCGTGGTCGATGTCGAGCAGCGTGCCCTGCGCGCCTTCGAACAGCAGGTTGCGGCCCGCGTGGTTTTCTTCGTACAGGCGGCGCGACACGTCCGTGACCATCGGCTTCAGGCGATCCGCGTAGCCGAGCATCGTGTCGAGCGTCGCCTGGAAATCGACGGCCGCGCCGCCGAGATACTGCGTCAGCACGAAATTGTGGAAGTCGAGATTCTCGCGCAGGCGGTCGGCGAACGTTCTCGCGTCGAACAGATCCTGCACGCGCAGCGCGCGGCGGCCGACCTTGTCCTCGTATGCGGGGCCGATGCCGCGGCCCGTCGTGCCGATCTTGCCCGCGCCCCTGCGCGCCTCGCGCGCCTGGTCGATCGCGATGTGATACGGGAGAATCAGCGTCGTCGCCTCGGAAATGAACAGGCGCTCGCGAACGGACAGGCCGGCTTCTTCCAGCTCGCCGATTTCCTTGAACAGTGCCTCGGGGGAGAGGACGACGCCGTTGCCGATGTAGCAGGCGACGCCTTCACGCATGATGCCCGACGGGATGAGGCGCAAGATGGTCTTCTTGCCGCCGATGATGAGGGTGTGGCCGGCGTTGTGGCCGCCCTGGAAACGCACGACGCCCTGAGCGTGGTCCGTCAGCCAGTCGACGATCTTGCCTTTGCCTTCATCACCCCATTGAGTCCCCACGACGACGACGTTGCGCCCGGGAGTCACGTTCACTGCGCTGGCAGACATGTTGATTCGTTAGCTGGTTAAAAACGTATTCTACCTAGGTTCGCCGCCGGTTCCGAATTTTTCCGTTTCGCTTCAACGACATTGCACGCCGAACGCGCATCGGAAGCCCGGCGGCGCGGCGCGTTCAGCGGGGCTCGATCACCCACGCGCCGTCGCGCTCGACGAGTGCGCGGTCGCACGCGAATTCGTCGAGCACGTGATCGTGCCCCGGCAGCGCCTGAATCACGACCTCGCCCGCGTCGCGCAGCGCGCCGACCGCCGCGCGCAGCGCGTCGTCCTGCTTCCACGGCGCGAGAATCGCAGCGCCGCGCGCCTCCACGGGCGAGATCCGCGCGATTTCGCGCAGATCGAGCGAAAAGCCCGTCGCGGGCCGCGCGCGGCCGTACGCCTGGCCGACGTGGTCGTAGCGGCCGCCGTGCGCAACCGCGTTCGGCACGCCGTCGACGTACGCGGCGAACATCGCGCCGCTGTGATACGCATAGCCGCGCAAATCGGCCAGATCGATCGCGACCTCCGCATCCTTCACCTGCGCGGCGAGATGCGCGAGATCGTCGAGCGCGCGGGCGATCTCCGGCAGCGCGGGCAACAAGCGGCGCGCGTCGTCGAGCACCGATGCGTCGCCGTACAGGCGCGGCAGCGCGCGCAGCGCGGCGCGCGTATCGGCGCCGAGGTCGTCGGTCAGCTCGTTCAGGCGCGGCACGTCCTTGCCCGCGAGCGCCTCGTAGAGCGCCTCGCCGCGCTCGGCCGCCGCCGCGTCGCGCGCGAAGAGCGCGGCCAGCACGCCCGCGTGGCAGAGGTCGAGCCGGATTTTCTTCAGACCCGTCAGATGCAGCGCGTCGAGCATCAACTGCTGGATCTCCTGATCGGCCTCGAGGCCCGCGTGCCCGTAGATTTCCGCGCCGATCTGCAACTGCTCGCGGCTCGCGTGCAACCCGCGCGGACGCGTGTGCAACACCGGGCCCGCGTAGCAGAGGCGCGTCACGCCCTGGCGGTTCAGCAGGTGCGCATCGATGCGCGCGACCTGCGGCGTCATGTCGGCGCGCAAGCCGAGCGTGCGGCCCGACACCTGATCGACGAGCTTGAACGTGCGCAGGCGCAGCTCGTTGCCGCCGCTCGTCAGCAGCGATTCCAGATACTCGAGCAGCGGCGGCATGACCATTTCGTAGCCGTACGAACGAAAGCGATCGAGCAGCCTGCGGCGCAGCTCCTCGATCTTGCGCGCCTCCGACGGCAGCACGTCGGCAATATTCTCGGGAAGTAACCAGGTCGACATCGTTGCGGTCCTACGACAGGAAACACGGCGCGCGACGCGCGCCTCGGATTGGAATCGGGTCGGCGCCCCGGCGGATCGCCGGCCGGCGCCGAACGGGCGCGGGCGGCTGGATCAGGTGACGAGCAGAAGCAGCACAAGCCCGAGCGCCATCACGATGAACCCGCCGATCCGGATATGGTGCGGGGGCCGCTCCGCTATTCTACGGAACGTGTCGCGCCAGGCGCTCGGAAACACGAACGGAAAGGCGCCCTCGATGATGAGCATCAGCGCGAGAGCAAGCAGTAACGAGCCAGCGAGATCCATGCAGACGACGACGCCCCTTGCACATCAACGGTTGCGGGGCGCGGCAGCCGGCGCCGCGGCGCCGCCCGTCGGGCTGCGCATGAAGCGGAAGAACTCGCTGTCCGGATCGACGACGATCACGTCGTTCGGCTTGAAGCTGTTCCGATACGCCTGCAGGCTCGCGTAGAACTGATAGAACTGCGGATCGCGGCCGAACGCGT is a window of Burkholderia mallei ATCC 23344 DNA encoding:
- a CDS encoding ATP-dependent DNA helicase encodes the protein MNSPLDAHPDARRDDPSAARSPTSGAATGAYTPSVKRIVELDAIFGEGGLFARALDNYRPRASQIDMARAVAAAMEASGKLMPEPEIFETRKRPARRMQDGAAAGRDDACAAPPGDESADSGDNTLIVEAGTGTGKTYAYLVPAMLWGGKVIVSTGTKHLQDQLFQRDIPTVRDALAVPVTVAMLKGRANYLCHYYLQRTADNGRLPSRQDTAYLQDILRFAKITRSGDKAELASVPETSPVWSMVTSTRDNCLGQECPHYKDCFVMQARREAQQADIVVVNHHLFFADIMLRDTGMAELLPSANTIIFDEAHQLPETATLFFGETLSTTQLLELARDAVAEGLAHARDAVEWVKLGGALERAARDVRLAFADDGIVRMSLAQLGDGHPLFGALDALDAALDALSTALAGQAERAESIAACQRRARELQDLLAGWVAPGAQDGAADAADAKPAAQTGEHGDPAEKVRWVEVFAHTVQLHETPLSVAPIFAKQRAGVPRAWIFTSATLSVRGDFTHYAAQMGLSSRRSMTLPSPFDYQAQGLLYVPRNLPQPSSPAFTDAVFDAALPAIEASGGGVFVLCTTLRAVDRIAMKLRDTIDARGWSTPLLVQGDASRTELLDRFRAYGNAILVGSQSFWEGVDVRGDALSLVVIDKLPFAPPDDPVLAARLDALTKKGLSPFAVHQLPQAVITLKQGAGRLIRAETDRGVLMICDTRLVDKPYGRRIWQSLPPFKRTREIDVVREFFAERREAEQA
- a CDS encoding YdcH family protein translates to MQTRSAETQQELYNRLVSLQELHQQLAREIEQKEGRSDIDDLTLHRLKKEKLLAKDKIIMLQSQLEPDKRA
- a CDS encoding lipoprotein, yielding MIRSFPTTLPTSRFSVVAFAVALAATLSCAPVAGVAQTPAPAATSPAAAADAGAFAAPANFDARQKVLNQRTAENDYRYAVAQHNCYSTFFVNHCLDKARETMRAERANISQEQLALDDEQRAVRAQERDRQLALKEAERQAQAPQRAADEQANAAAYEGKQQENALKRAQRDAQAPQRAANQQAYDAKQAEFQRKLDAAHAQAAKDAQQRAENAARYEQKQRDAAQHKADVDERQRQAAEKAKQKQQQ
- a CDS encoding Tex family protein, whose translation is MTETVALKIVQRIADELSVQPRQVAAAVQLLDEGSTVPFIARYRKEVTGNLDDTQLRQLEERLLYLRELEERRATIIASIDEQGKLTDELRAAIDAADSKQTLEDLYLPYKPKRRTRAQIAREAGLEPLAQALLANPLLDPQAEAAAYVNTDRGVADVKAALDGARDILSEQFGETAELLGKLRDYLFERGVVSSAVVDGKQGEEGEKFRDYYDYSETIKTVPSHRALALFRGRNAGVLTVKLGLGEELDAQVPHPGEAMIARHFGIANQNRPADKWLSDVCRWCWRVKVQPHIETELLTQLRETAEHEAIRVFARNLKDLLLAAPAGPKAVIGLDPGLRTGVKVAVVDRTGKLLATDTIYPHEPRRDWDGSLAKLARLAAQTQAELVSIGNGTASRETDKLASELIAKHPELKLQKIVVSEAGASVYSASELAAKEFPELDVSLRGAVSIARRLQDPLAELVKIEPKAIGVGQYQHDVNQRELARSLDAVVEDCVNAVGVDANTASAALLARVSGLNSTLARNIVDYRDANGPFPSREHLRRVPRLGDKTFEQAAGFLRINGGENPLDRSSVHPEAYPVVERMLAKISKRIDDVLGNRDALAGLSPAEFVDERFGLPTVRDILSELEKPGRDPRPEFKTATFREGVEKVSDLAPGMVLEGVVTNVAAFGAFVDIGVHQDGLVHVSAMSTKFIKDPHEIVKAGQVVKVKVLDVDVKRQRISLTMRLDDDAAPSAPGNRGGAERGAMRGGARAQRSREPEPAGAMAAAFAKLKQR
- a CDS encoding potassium transporter Kup, whose protein sequence is MTDTNHSSMRQHSLQSLAIAAIGVVFGDIGTSPLYSLKEAFSPAHGIPLTPSAILGVISLLFWAIILVVGIKYVLFVMRADNNGEGGVLALMALSLRPLNPKSRITGLMMALGIFGACMFYGDAVITPAISVMSAVEGLEVATPQLSHLVLPITIVILIALFWIQRHGTATVGKLFGPIMLLWFVTIAALGIYHIARAPMIVSAINPYYAFSFMSEHVLLAYVVLGSVVLVLTGAEALYADMGHFGAKPIRLAAYVLVMPSLVLNYFGQGALLLLDPKAIENPFFLLAPQWAALPLVVLSTVATVIASQAVISGAYSLTSQAIQLGYVPRMKILHTSELAIGQIYVPVVNWLLLFVILCIVIGFKSSDNLAAAYGIAVTATMVITTILAAVVMVKVWNWNKLLVAMIIGVFLVIDLGFFGANLLKVEQGGWLPLGIGALLFFLLMTWYKGRHIVKERTAADGIPLAPFLQGLLAHPPHRVSGTAIYLTGNDTLVPVSLLHNLKHNKVLHERTIFMTFVTRDIPYVKDHERVTVHDAGEGLYIVKAEYGFNETPDVKAVLEEVARQRGMTFELMDTSFFLARETVVPTHLPGMSIWRERVFAWMHQNAAKPTDFFAIPANRVVELGTKIEI
- a CDS encoding phosphoribosyltransferase, producing the protein MTQNLTASITMSDPRNDDKNLWVGWDEYHRLIEMLALAVHDSGWKFDKILCLARGGLRVGDQLSRIYDLPLAILATSSYREAAGTQQGDLDIAQYITMTRGELTGNVLLVDDLVDSGVTLARVQQHLKERYPAVTAVRSAVLCYKGCSKVKPDYHVQYLPTNPWIHQPFEEWDTVRPHNLAAWIKRGNAQRDDASAA
- a CDS encoding adenylosuccinate synthase — translated: MSASAVNVTPGRNVVVVGTQWGDEGKGKIVDWLTDHAQGVVRFQGGHNAGHTLIIGGKKTILRLIPSGIMREGVACYIGNGVVLSPEALFKEIGELEEAGLSVRERLFISEATTLILPYHIAIDQAREARRGAGKIGTTGRGIGPAYEDKVGRRALRVQDLFDARTFADRLRENLDFHNFVLTQYLGGAAVDFQATLDTMLGYADRLKPMVTDVSRRLYEENHAGRNLLFEGAQGTLLDIDHGTYPFVTSSNCVAGAAAAGAGVGPQKLDYILGITKAYCTRVGSGPFPSELYDADNPSRQDQIGITLANVGKEFGSVTGRPRRTGWLDAAALRRSIQINGVSGLCMTKLDVLDGLDEVKLCVGYKIDGEDVDLLPRGAAEVARCEPVYETFGGWKESTVGIDSWDALPANARAYLTRVQEVAGVPIDMVSTGPDRDETILLRHPFKV
- a CDS encoding ATP phosphoribosyltransferase regulatory subunit — protein: MSTWLLPENIADVLPSEARKIEELRRRLLDRFRSYGYEMVMPPLLEYLESLLTSGGNELRLRTFKLVDQVSGRTLGLRADMTPQVARIDAHLLNRQGVTRLCYAGPVLHTRPRGLHASREQLQIGAEIYGHAGLEADQEIQQLMLDALHLTGLKKIRLDLCHAGVLAALFARDAAAAERGEALYEALAGKDVPRLNELTDDLGADTRAALRALPRLYGDASVLDDARRLLPALPEIARALDDLAHLAAQVKDAEVAIDLADLRGYAYHSGAMFAAYVDGVPNAVAHGGRYDHVGQAYGRARPATGFSLDLREIARISPVEARGAAILAPWKQDDALRAAVGALRDAGEVVIQALPGHDHVLDEFACDRALVERDGAWVIEPR
- a CDS encoding DUF2065 domain-containing protein, giving the protein MDLAGSLLLALALMLIIEGAFPFVFPSAWRDTFRRIAERPPHHIRIGGFIVMALGLVLLLLVT